The window TGGCGGTCATAGTAGGCATAACGATATACGAGTTCGCGACGGTGGACAACATATGGGAGGGCCTGATCTACTATCTGCAGCCGGACATCTCCAAGATCAACGGCGACACCGTGTTGGGTGCCGTCGGGCAGACGTTCTATTCGCTGTCGATCGCCATGGGTATCCTGGTGACCTACGGTTCCTACACTAAGAAGGATGTGGACATCGAGAAATCGTCCATCAGCGTCGTAGGGATTGATACCGGGGTCGCATTGCTGGCGGGACTCATGATCATACCGCTGGCCTTCTCGTTCGGTTTCGAGGACTCCCAGGGCCCCGGGCTACTGTTCAGCGCCATGCCGGCGGTGTTCGCTTCGATGCCCGCGGGCAACATCATCGCACCCGTGTTCTACTTCCTGGTGCTAATCGCCGCTCTGACATCCGCGATCGCTCTGGCCGAGGCCTCCACATCCATATTCATGGACGGCATGAAGAGGGGCAGGAAGCATTCGATATTGGTCACGGCAACAATCATCGCGCTGGTCGGTCTGCTGGTGGTGTTCGGAATGCCCGGAGGGCCGCTGAACGTGGACACGTTCCTGGGCGACAACTGGCTGGACATCCTTGACAACATTACCAACAAGTTCCTGATGCCCATAGGGGCCATCCTGATCTGCCTGTTCGTGGGTTACGTAGCGAAGACGGTGCTGATAGAGGAGGAGATCCTGCAGTCCAGCAGGTTCAGGCTGAAGGACATGTACGGGCCGATGATCAAGTATGTCTGCCCGCTGCTCCTGGCGGCGATATTCGTCACAGGGATCGTCGGCATGCTGTGATCCCGGCCGGTCCTCAGCGTACACATTTGACCGTACCTACATTAGATTTAATTATTGTAATAGGGGATTGCCGAACCGATCGATAATGGCTAGCATCTCCGAACGTCTAGAATCGTTGCCGATGACCAGGGCGACCTGGGCCATCCTGTTCCTCATAGGGGTGGGGTGGATGTTCGACGCGATGGACCAGGGGATGGTGGCCGGTGTAATTGCATCGATATCGGATTGGGGTCTCGATATCTACCAGAAGGGGCTGCTGACCAGTTCAGGTCTTCTGGGAATGATAATCGGTGCCGCGTTATCGGGTGCGCTTTCGGACCGTTTCGGAAGACGCGCGGTGATATTGTATACGTTGCTGATCTACAGCATCGGGAGCTTCCTGTGCGGTCTCGCGACCGAATACTGGATGCTGATCGTGTTCCGCTTCCTGACCGGTTTCGGACTGGGAGGCGAGCTGCCAGCGGCATCCACGCTGGTGAGCGAGATCTCCCCGCTGGAGTCCAGGGGGAAGAACGTCATCATCCTGGAGAGCTTCTGGGCATGGGGATGGATCCTCAGTCAGCTTGTCGCGTATCTTCTGATTCCGGTGTACGGGTGGAGGATGGCGTTCATCGTCGGTGCCGTACCGGCGCTGTTCGCAGCCTTCCTGAGGTTCAAGGTGCCGGAGTCCCCCAGGTTCCTGGAGGTCAACGGCAGGACTGAGGAGGCGGACGAGATCGTCTCCGGCCTCGAGAGGGCCGCGGGCATGGAGCCGCGGCCGTACGAGCCGTCGGAGGGAGCGGTGGAGAAGAGGCCGTGGTACTCCGAGTTCAGGATGCTTTGGTCCAGGAACAACCTGAGGGCCACGGTGGTCCTGTGGGTGATCTGGTTCGGCATCAACTTCGGTTACTACGGATTCGTTCTTTGGACCCCTTCCATGCTGGTCGAGCACATGGAATTGACCAAGAGCCTCGGTTTCGTGCTCATAATGTGCGTGGCACAGCTGCCGGGATACCTGTCGGCGGCGCTGCTGGTGGAGAGGATCGGGAGGAAGCCCACTTTGATCCTGTTCTTCATGGGCACCGCTGCGGCGGCATGGCTGTTCGGTCATTCGGATACCGACATGACGATATTGGCGACGGGATGCCTGCTGTACTTCTTCGCCCTGGGGGCGTGGGGGTGCGTGTACTCGTACACGCCCGAGGTGTATCCCACGGACGTCAGGGGATCCGGTACAGGCTGGGCGTCGGCCTTCGGCCGCGTGGGCGCGGTCCTGGCGCCGATGGTGGTCCCTGTGCTGTATTCATATTACGGTTCGGAGACGGGATTCATGATGGTGTTCGCCGTGCTGTCGGCGGTATTCATAATGGTGGCGGTCGTGATCGCCGTCCTGGGGAAGGAGACCAAGGGGATCCGTCTCGCCGACAGGTCCCAATGATCATTCGAAAAGGTTCAGTGGCAGTGGCACTCGTGGTCGTGATGGCATTCCGAATCGCCGCAGACCAGCGTACCTCCCAGATACTTCTGCACGACCTCGTCCGCATCGCCTTCGGCGCCCGCGACGAGCTCTATGCCGTGGGAGACGATCATCTGCCTCGCACCGCCTCCGATGCCTCCGCAGATGAACACGTCCACCTTCTCGTCCTGGAGGATGGTCCCCAGCGCCCCGTGGGAGAGGCCGTTGTTGCCGATGACCCTCGAGGATAGAATCTTCTTGTCTTCGACCTCGTAGATCTTGAACTGCTGTGTCCTTCCGAAATGCTGGAAGATCTCTCCGTTCTCGTAGGTGACTCCGATTCTCATGATCGGGAGTATCCGTCGGCATACGAAAAAGATAGCGGTCTAAAATGGTTAAATCCCCCAAGGGTGAACGTGTTAGATACGGCATTTGATGAGATGTTTAGGGAAATGCGTCATTTGCTCCATAGGGTTATAGTCCCTGTACAAGTCCGTTTAACCCTTGTCACTATAAGTTTCTAAGTGTACTTAAAGAAGGCTGAATAATGTACATTTATGAGCAATAAAATTATTAATATTGAATGTAATAATTAATAAAATAAGGTGAACAGGAGGTTCGTCGAATGTCTATCATTAGTATATCGCTCAACGATTCTTACATCAAGGCGCTGGACAGCATCCAGGAGGCATACGATCTCAAGGGGAGGTCCGAGGCCATCAGGGCTTCCATATCAGCAGCGATGGACGATATCAGGGAACTGGAGGATCTTTCCGGGCTCGTGGAGGGCGTCCTGATCATCGTAAGGGGCAATCACGCGGATCCATGGATGATCCAGCTCCAGGCAAAGTATCAATCCAGCATAAAGACGCAGATGCATTCGCATCTGAAGAACCAGAGGTGCCTCGAGGTCATGGTGATATCCTGCGACGCATACATCCTGCACAACATGATCGCCGAGATCAAGTCGAAGGACAAGGCGGATTATGTCAAATTCGTACATGGATGATACTTCCAGAGTATCCATCCATCAAACCGTTTTTCACCCATTTTTGCGATGTCTGGCACATAATATTCTTAGACCCATCCATCGCAGTCGATTGGTCATATTTTCTAACTTCTCCTTCGGAAAAACGTCGAACGTACGAGCAGGATTTTTGAAAAGGGGGGGGGGCTTTTTGGCAAAAGCTTATAAATGGTTGGATATCAACAGTCTTAACTCGGCTCGTTTGCAATTTTTTATAACTATTAGGGGCACAGGTTAAATATGGCACGCGTGTATATGTTGCTTGGATTGGGGGAATAGCTATGGACGCTATGGATAAATCGCCGCAGAAGAGGAAGACCAAAAGAGTCGTCGCAGCAGTGATCATCGTAGCGGTAGTAGCGCTCGCAGTCTACACCTTTTACGACTTCAACGGCCACTCTCTCGACCCGTCGGACCGTCAGGTCCTCCTGATCGTGACGGACTCGATGGACGGGAACGTGACCGAGTACGAGATCGATTCGTTCCCCAAGAACACGCTGATCATGGTCAAGCACCTCTCCGCAGAGGAGATCGGCGAGATCAAGATCGGCGATGTGCTGTCTTTCAAGATGGCGGACGGGAAACTGAATCACCACCGCGTCATCGGATTCCATCTGGACGACCCATCGGGCGCCTGGATCGAGACCACCGGAGACAATCCCAGTTACTACAGCACGGACCATGTCAACCTCAATGACATCAATGGTAAGGTGATCGGGACCATGCAATGGATCGGCCATCTGGTGACGTTCGTCAAGCAGAACTTCCTGCTGGTAATAGCATTGCTGGCAGGCGTAGCGATCGCTGGCGAGATCTATAGGTACGTGAAGACCGGAAAGGAATTGAAGGAGTGAGAAAAATGAACACAAGAGCAATAACACTGATCGCGACCATCGCGGTCATCGGAATCGTTGCCGTCGGAGCTGGATACGCATACACTGCGATCACAGTGAACGACAGCAACAGTGCATCAGCAAAATATGTGACGCTGACTCAGGATGATGGAGCTCAGCAGTCTCCAGAAGCCAAATATACATTCAGCGTGAACGCTGTAGAGTACTTTGATAGCGCCTCTTATTACGAAAACAGCGCTGAAGTTTTGGCATACAAAGTATCTGCCAACCAGGTTGCGCAGTCACCTAGCGTGTCTGGATACACTCTCCTGAAATTGGGAGACGTCAGAATAACCGCGACTGCATATGGATACAGCTCCAATCTGCCCGCAGTCGTGATGACAATCAAGAGTTCCAACAGTTTCGATATGGGAACTAAGCTGGGCTATTACCTTGTTGACAGCAGCAATGCTATTGTTGCTAAGACAACATCAGATGATACATGGGTATTCCAGGGAGCTTATGCAACGGCAGGTGGGGTCACATTCACTGCACCTAATTCCCCAAATGCTAACGGATCTGTGTACACTCCCGTGACACTCAGTCTTTGCTATGGATACGCTAATGATTCTGCAACAAAAACCATAGGGCAGGATAAGTACGTACCAATCGAGAGTCCTCAGAACCTGAGTGGCGGACAACTCGTGTTTGCAGTAACGGTTAACGAACCTGCATGATTTGAATTGAATTACTGAAACAGTCACGTTCCGATGTCCGAGAACATCACAAACAGGTCCATTGCCGTGCTGCTCCTAGCAGTAGCTCTAGCCATGGCCATTGTCCCTGTGCAGTTCTCCGACGACATCGACGCAGATACAATAACCACAGTGAAGATCGTCGACCAGAACGGCGACGAGATTGCAACACCACTCTTCAATTCCACACTGGGCTTCGATACGGTGGACAACGAGGGTACCCCCGAGTACTCCCTCCCCGTGAAGAAGATCAGCGGGGAGGCACCGGCATTTTTGAGGATCGGTGCCTCCTCGGGTACGTTCAAGCTCACCGTAGCGGCCGAAGGCAGCTTCGGTGTCCTTGAGCAGACAGGATTCACCGTCTTCTTGCAGGACGGGACGATTCAGTACCACGTGGTCCTTACCGCGGATGATGAGTACACTGCTTTGCTGACCGACGAGGACGGCAACGACGTGTATCTCGAACCCGGCAAGGACTACCCGCTGACCATCTACACGGCATCACCGTATCAGAGCACAACACCGCCCGAGGCCTCCGGCAGCATCGACCTCCATTTCGGAATAGATGCGGTAGGGACCAGGACCATCACATTCTATTCCGACGGCGAGGTCCTCGACACGAGGACGTACGCGGTCGGAGATGTGCTGGGAGCATTCCCGGACGTATCCAAACCAGGATACGATCTGGACGGGTGGCTTTGCGGTACAGCATATGTCAACGAGAGGACGGTGGTCTCCGACCTCACGTCAGACACCATCACCGCGCAGTGGAGTGAGATCAAACCCGAACCCGAACCTCAGCCGATCATCCACATCGATACGGAGACGATCGAGAACGAGGACGGATCGATTACAGAAAAGGAGACTACGGAAATCATCTATCCCGACGGTACCAGGACAGTCTAGGTCACCGATGACACCACATCGTCCGACGGAAAGGTCGAGACGGTGGAGATCGACGAGTCGACAGTCGGCCCCGACGGCAAGGAGCTCAAATGCACCTGCAGCGAGGCCATAGTACAGATGGACGACGGTACCGTCGAGATAACTTAGGATTACGACCACGACAACGAGGACGGAACGGAGAAGGACATCCATTCCCACACCGTCTACGGCGAGGACGGAAAGATGATTTCCCTCGAACAGACAGTCATCTATAAGGATGCCGAGGGCAACACCACGGAGATCACGGCGTACGGCGACGGCGAGAGGGTATACATCCCCGTGCCGGAGAACACCGTCATGGCGGTGGATTACGCCAAGGACTCCGTCGAGGGAATGGACGCACAGGTCGTCATAATGCCCACGGAAGAGGAGGACGGAACGGTCGTCATCCCGGAGGACACGGTCCACATCATAGCGGAGTACGGTTATCTGGCATCGGTCACCGCAAGGAACGGTACGATGTCGGTCACAATCGACAACGATGTGCTGAAGAATTTGTCCGGCAACAGGGGGGATGTTGTGCTCTCGATCAAGCCCGTGACCGAGTACAACACCACCGGCGCCCAGTGGAAGGTCATCGGAGACAACTACGCAGTCAGCGTCACGCTGTTGCAGAACGATACTCTCATCTCGGAACTGGGAGGCACCGCGGAGATCGAAGTGGAGCCCGGATACGAGGCCATGCACGTCTACTACGTTGCTGACGACGGAAATCTGGAGGAGATCCCGTGCACATACGATTCCGAGACAGGAATCGTGGCATTCTCGGTGGTCCACTTCTCGGTATACATGGCAACGAACGGTGAATACTGGGCAGGTCCGTCGCAGATGTGGGTGATGATGCTCCCGCTGATCCCCATAACGTTCCTGGCATTGATGTTCGCAGGCATCAGGAGGGTCGAAGATGAGCAGTCGTAAGCCCCTGATGATGCTGATGGCCACATGCGTGGCGTTCATGATGATGTTCGCCGGAGTGGGATACGCGTACACGGCGATATCCGTCAACGACGGCAACAACGCCAGCGCCAATTACGTCACTATAACGCAGGAGGGATCCGACATCGGAGCGTACACGTTCGGTGACGCCGAGATAAGGTACGACCTGATATCGACACGTTACGTGGAGACGTGGTACAGGCTGCTGGATTCCGTAGATATCCAGGTAGGCAGCGATCTGTACAAAGGGGCCCCGCCGACGAGGTCGCGACCCTGAACATAGACGCGACGGCCGCCGGCGACTACCAGATCAAGATCTGGCACCTGGTGTCGGATGCCGGTGACTGGAGGGCAGTGGTCCATTACTGGCCTGACGGACAGAACGAGGATTACGCCGTGGCCAACAATTACGTCGCGCCGGTTGCCTGCGGTGAAGATAACGCGGTCACGATCACACTGCACCTCAATGAGGGTCACAACACATACCACTTCATGGCGTACACATCCGCCGTCAACGGTGAGGCCAAGACCATGCTGCCGGTGAGCGTTCTGGTGAACGGTGCGCGCTTCGTCGTGTCGACGACTGAACAGGGAGTGACATTCCCGGCCCCGTACCCCGATCAGGAGTATGGACCCGGATTCAAGATCACGAGGACGCACCACGTGCAGTACACCGTGGAGACAAGGGACGTCCCGCAGAGTCTGACCAGCGTCTACAAGCTGAAGCCTGCCTTGACGAGCGACCTCACGGTCGGAGGGGATGTCTACAAGGTGGTCAAGTTCGGCGGAGAGCAGTCATACCAGATCATGAGGGTGGCGGAGCAGACCACAGGCTCGCACCAGACCAGCTACGACGTGTTCACATGGTACGATCCCAGCACGTTCCCGGCAATGGGCGGCTGGAAGATGATCATGGAGTACTGGACGGACAATGACGGCGCAACGGGTGTCGGAGTCCACAAGACGTTCGTCCTGGGCGCAGGCGAGAACAATAGCAACCAGATGACATTGTACCCCGGAACCAACGGCGAAGTGGTGTACAAGGTGAAACTCTATTTCGGAGCCATAGGGGGCAGCAGCGATACAAGGCCCCCGTTGAACGGCGCGATAAGCGACGGTACGATAATATTCAGATGCACGGTCGGATGAGGCCGGAAGGAAGGAGATAGCATGCAGGAGAACGTGAGACCGGAAGACACTGGGATGAGGGCCCGTCAGGGACGGGCCTCGGTGGTCCACGGGACCGTATGCAATCAGAGTTGGAAGGTGATGGCATGGTGAGAGATGTAGCCATTAGCGGCGCCCACGGCGGTTTGAGAATGAAGACCATTGCGGTCATTTCGGTGATGGCATGCATGTTCGCATGCGTGGCAGTGCTGATGGAGCTCAGTGCGACCGCTCCCAACATAGAGAACGACCAGTACGTCATATATCATCCCAACGGCGCGACCCTGTCCGACGGAAGCGAGGCATCCTACATAGAGTTCGGATACTACGGTATCGCATCCACGGAATACAATCCGGAGCGCTGGTACGACGAAGTGAACGGGAAGGATATCTCCTATGTGTACAAGAAGGATCAGCAAGGGCAGGTCGTCGAGACCTCGACGGACATAGTGAACTGGGTCGGGCCAGATGGTGTAGAAATCAACGTATGGGGTTATTCAATAACGATAACCGCACATACCATGAATGCCGGTACATACAGGATTGACTTTCCGGAAGAATTGAACTATTACCCCGGGACGATCACTGGAGCAACCAGGGATTATGCTACGGGCGGTCTGGTGTTCACAACTGCAGAAGCCAACAAAACGACTACTATCACAATGACGGATGCGAGCTTTTCGTACACCCCTAACAAGGTCTTCGGAGGATGGGGAAACGATCCAACTAACCCGTCAGTAGTCTATCTGCCTGGTGATGTCATCCCGGATACAGTGACTGATCTATGGGCCGTATGGGTTCAGCCGGACGTGTTCGAAATGAAATCGGAGGAAATCCACTATTCATATTGGACGAATAACAAGTATACACTACCGGTTTCCGCACCCTATGCCCTTTTGGACAGCGATGACAACGGTAAACTCGATATGGATCTTACCAATTACAAAGTCAACAGGGATGGGGAGCAAGGTAATACTGGTCTCTTGTGGAGGGATCTCGCAACCTCAGACCACGGATGGACTCCCGACATGTACAAAACCATCTACAAGATGGATCCGAACAGGTTCACGAACAAGCATTCCACCAAGAACAACATCGGGGAGATCAAGGTGAGTCACAAAGGCGAGCTCACGGGTCTCAACGAGTACTACACCAACGACGGTGTGAATTTCACATACGGTTACACTCCCTTGGTGCATGTTACCGAGTTCACCAAGACCGGGGACATGAACATCTCTGTCGACAGACTGGGGAACAAGTACATCAAGAACAACAGCGACGATTACATGTGTATCTCCAAGATTATGTATGCGACGTCCGACAATACGAAGAAAATCGTCTATCTAACCGGTACCTATCTGTCGATTGACGAACAGAAGATAGGCAATGCGAATAGGATCGCGATTGATACCTGGAGCGGATTCGACTATAGCTCCTACTACTTCAAGGACAGTAGCGGAAATAGATACACCGCGATCTCGGACGGTACGGAATACCGCCCGACTGCCGGCGGAGCCGACTATGATCCATTGGCCGTAAAGGATTTCAGCACGGTCAAAGTGAACTACTTCTACGACAAGCTGGGTAACAAATACAACAAGATGGGCAATCTTTACACCCTGATGGCCTACGTCGCCTACACAGATCCGCAGGATGTGAACACCATGACGCTGATCTACAAGCCCGGTGCATGTCTCTCGGACGAAGAGTACAACATGAGCAACAAGGTGCCGTTGACGAACCTGGTGGATCTAACAACATACTCATTCAAGGATTCGGGCGGTGAAGTATATACAACAGACGATGGCCTCAGATTCACCCCATCCAATGCCACGATCCACACGATCGCCGATTATCGTTCGGAGATCCATGAGGGGAAGACATACTACTATGATGACATGGGTACCAAGTACATCCTGTCCGGAAACGACTATGTCCCGATCACTAAGGTCGCATACGATACCTCCGGTAAGAAATATGTGCTCTACGACAGCAATTCTCAGCCGTACATGACGTATGATGAGAAAAGCGGTGCAACGTTGAAGAAGATAAACAGCCTTACAGATGCGAGCGTATACGACAATTACTTCTTCAAGAACGTCGACATCAACCTCGTCGTACCCGCGGGAACGTTCACGAAATACGAGGGGACCACCAACAACTCGGTCACTCCGACAATATTCCTCCTCAGCAAGGACGGAAATGTGGAATACAAACCGTTCAAGATGGGCGGGGATGTGATATTCGATTCATTGGGAATAACCACCTACACGCTCTCGGCAAGGCACGGGGACGGAGGGGTCGGAGGTTCATTCGTCGCGGACGGCCACAAACTCATCATGGGGAGCAACATCACCAATCCCAAGCTTGCCAGTAATAAAGATCCAAGGACCACAGGCGGTGCACCGCAGTTGATCGGAGGCAGTGCGGAGGTGAACATAACCACTGCTGTTGTTTCAGGAAAGGAGATAGTGTACGAAGGGGATTTGTCATCCACCGTCGACCTCGGAACCTATCTGATCATACACAGTGGTATCTACCAGTGTGTCGTCGCCGGAAGTGTCAGTACAGGTTCTATACTTAATATCGGTACCAACGGCCAGAACGGCAATCTGTCCACCTATACGGTGATGAAGGGCGGATTGGTCACCGACACCTTCTGCGGAGGAAACGCGGGGACCAGCCGCGGAGGGAGCGTCTATGGTGCTAGTACCAACGACCTATCGTCCGGAGGAGTCTTCGTATACATCCTCGGCGGAATGATCACAGGGGACAACTACGAGGATAAGGCATCCGGATACAAACTGGACAACCCTGCCGGCGGAGACTATCTTCAGAAACTCAGATCATCGTTCATGACGACCGAGTCCAGTGTCCTAGAGGGAGGGAACTCAAAGGGTACTAACGGCAACACTTCCAATATCTTCGGTACAGTCCACTTGTTCATCAGCGACAGGGGAAATGTCTGGGACGCACAGGCTGCGGGAAGGACCAACTACACCACGACTCAGAATGCGTTCATGGAGATTAGCGGTATCGCGAAGGTCAGGCATGTGGCATGCGGTACGATCACCGATGCGGCGGAAAAGGATGCCAACACGGTCGGGGCGCTCATCGCCGACAACAGCGGCGACAACAGGGGTACCATAGATCTGCACGTCATGGGCAATGCGATGGTCGCCAACCTCATCGGTGGCGGATATGATACCTTTGCGGAAGCTCAAGGAAGGTCCCTCATGAAGGGACACATCCAAGTAACCGTCGAGGGCGGAACGGTCGGAAACGTTTACGGCGGAGGATACAGGGGAAGCATCGGCGACAGAGAGGACAGTTCCCAGCTGACCATCACCGTCACCGTCAAAGGCGGAACCGTCGAGAACAATGTTTATGGGGGAGGAAGCGGAGGCCAGAACAAGATCCATCATAATGAAAACGGTTCGATAAATGCCAACGCCGAACAGGGAAAGAACTCCACCGGAAGGTCCTACGTCTACGGGACCGTCGAGGTCAACGTCACCGGCGGTGTGGTCAAAGGTAGTGTCTACGGTGGCGGAATGTCCGTTCCCAAGCTGTATCAGTACTGCTCATACGGTGATAACTCTTTCAAAAATGAGAGTGTCGAATGGTCCAACAATTACGTGGACAAGGATCCGTTCAACTATGTCGCATCTGTCAAAGGTCCGGTGACCGTCAACGTCACCGGTGGAGAGATCTGGCACGACGTATACGGTGCCGGAAGGGGTATCGAGATCGCATACACCCCCGGTACAGGAACGCACAGCAGCGACGGCAATTACACATTCGCCAACGGTACGGACGAATACATAACCAACACGATCGTCAAGAGGGACGGAACGTTCTATCAGATGCCCTGGCTCACGAACGCCGACGGTTCGATCACATACAAGTTCGATACCAGCGCCAGTTTCATCAGTGCCGATGCAGAGACCAATAGGATCACATCAGGATACTATCTCGATTTCGCCAGGGTCGTGGGCCCCACCAAGGTCAACGTTACGGGCGGGTCCATCGGAGGCGACGTCTACGGCGGAGGTGCCGTCGGAAAGGTAGTTTCGGGTAAACTG of the methanogenic archaeon mixed culture ISO4-G1 genome contains:
- a CDS encoding Na+-dependent transporter SNF family, translated to MVYTDGPYTNPMSETERASFSGKMGFILATAAASVGLGNLWRFPYMVSHYGGGAFVVVYVVIALTFGLFLMMTEVALGRKTGKSVFAAFWEISDRFKVAPYILAVVPMVIVPYYCVIGGWVTKWFFESTAGNLDMLAGGTYWSDFIVGNTDGGLFSPALWFIIFALLCLICIMAGVEKGIEKLSAILMPVLLAVIVGITIYEFATVDNIWEGLIYYLQPDISKINGDTVLGAVGQTFYSLSIAMGILVTYGSYTKKDVDIEKSSISVVGIDTGVALLAGLMIIPLAFSFGFEDSQGPGLLFSAMPAVFASMPAGNIIAPVFYFLVLIAALTSAIALAEASTSIFMDGMKRGRKHSILVTATIIALVGLLVVFGMPGGPLNVDTFLGDNWLDILDNITNKFLMPIGAILICLFVGYVAKTVLIEEEILQSSRFRLKDMYGPMIKYVCPLLLAAIFVTGIVGML
- a CDS encoding FKBP-type peptidyl-prolyl cis-trans isomerase, whose product is MRIGVTYENGEIFQHFGRTQQFKIYEVEDKKILSSRVIGNNGLSHGALGTILQDEKVDVFICGGIGGGARQMIVSHGIELVAGAEGDADEVVQKYLGGTLVCGDSECHHDHECHCH
- a CDS encoding NikR family transcriptional regulator; translation: MSIISISLNDSYIKALDSIQEAYDLKGRSEAIRASISAAMDDIRELEDLSGLVEGVLIIVRGNHADPWMIQLQAKYQSSIKTQMHSHLKNQRCLEVMVISCDAYILHNMIAEIKSKDKADYVKFVHG
- a CDS encoding MFS transporter; this translates as MASISERLESLPMTRATWAILFLIGVGWMFDAMDQGMVAGVIASISDWGLDIYQKGLLTSSGLLGMIIGAALSGALSDRFGRRAVILYTLLIYSIGSFLCGLATEYWMLIVFRFLTGFGLGGELPAASTLVSEISPLESRGKNVIILESFWAWGWILSQLVAYLLIPVYGWRMAFIVGAVPALFAAFLRFKVPESPRFLEVNGRTEEADEIVSGLERAAGMEPRPYEPSEGAVEKRPWYSEFRMLWSRNNLRATVVLWVIWFGINFGYYGFVLWTPSMLVEHMELTKSLGFVLIMCVAQLPGYLSAALLVERIGRKPTLILFFMGTAAAAWLFGHSDTDMTILATGCLLYFFALGAWGCVYSYTPEVYPTDVRGSGTGWASAFGRVGAVLAPMVVPVLYSYYGSETGFMMVFAVLSAVFIMVAVVIAVLGKETKGIRLADRSQ
- a CDS encoding signal peptidase I, with protein sequence MDAMDKSPQKRKTKRVVAAVIIVAVVALAVYTFYDFNGHSLDPSDRQVLLIVTDSMDGNVTEYEIDSFPKNTLIMVKHLSAEEIGEIKIGDVLSFKMADGKLNHHRVIGFHLDDPSGAWIETTGDNPSYYSTDHVNLNDINGKVIGTMQWIGHLVTFVKQNFLLVIALLAGVAIAGEIYRYVKTGKELKE